Part of the Verrucomicrobiia bacterium genome is shown below.
TCCGCCCGATCGAACCGGGCAGGCGCAGCAGGCGGATGATGATTCCGTAAAAACGTGAGATGACAGGCATGGCAGTGGCTGAGTGAATGAACCGACCGGAGAATCCTGCGACGAGGCCGGGTCGGAATTCGGCGCCGTCCCAGGCAACCACTCCCGAATCGACCGTCAGGTTGCATGGGGTTCGCTCTTGCATGCCTTCTCCCTATCACGGTCCATGCCAGC
Proteins encoded:
- a CDS encoding DUF4160 domain-containing protein, whose amino-acid sequence is MQERTPCNLTVDSGVVAWDGAEFRPGLVAGFSGRFIHSATAMPVISRFYGIIIRLLRLPGSIGRIYANYGEHELVLDLPTLQIVDGSAPLRVQSMVLEWARAHHEEIEYAWRQLQERNTPATIEPLR